A genome region from Alicyclobacillus acidocaldarius subsp. acidocaldarius DSM 446 includes the following:
- a CDS encoding YheC/YheD family protein: MEDDVARTQLAIYVDGPYPGPRKFGEQTRLFEDLVLLGRDRGVDVQVLTPGDLSAGRAHVFTGAAWGMAPRAGMGVVLRRSGVFHRQPAVAVRELVALRRRGLLHTLPRQSGHKWKLYTWLRRDQRLRPHLPRTWLCTRVEDLIALLANQDDLYVKPLNGTQGQGIHRVRRRAGRIELWPASGGGPILVATPSELACAWPAGSWLPSVAQTTIPLARMGNRPFDLRWLVCDGDQPQIIARVARVAKPQAVTTNIHTGSEPRAAESALADAFGTQTAGDLVGQLDEIAKAVAELARERFGPYAELGLDLAVSEDGRAYFIELNPTPGRKMLRRLDPKVHRLSLQALLEYAIQVQQRRGG, translated from the coding sequence ATGGAGGATGACGTCGCACGCACGCAGCTCGCCATCTACGTGGACGGCCCGTATCCAGGGCCGCGGAAGTTCGGCGAACAGACGCGATTGTTCGAAGATCTCGTCCTTCTCGGGCGCGATAGGGGCGTGGACGTGCAAGTCCTGACGCCGGGCGATCTCTCGGCCGGACGCGCGCACGTGTTCACGGGCGCCGCGTGGGGGATGGCGCCGCGCGCCGGGATGGGGGTGGTTTTGCGCCGATCCGGCGTCTTCCACCGCCAACCGGCGGTCGCCGTGCGGGAACTGGTCGCGCTTCGCCGCCGGGGGCTTCTACATACACTCCCTCGACAAAGTGGGCACAAATGGAAGTTGTACACCTGGCTTCGCCGGGATCAGCGCTTAAGACCTCATCTCCCCCGCACCTGGTTGTGCACGCGGGTGGAGGATCTCATTGCGCTTCTCGCCAACCAGGACGACCTGTATGTCAAGCCGCTCAACGGGACGCAGGGCCAGGGCATCCACCGCGTGCGGAGGCGAGCGGGAAGGATCGAGCTGTGGCCCGCGTCCGGCGGCGGACCCATCTTGGTGGCGACGCCGTCCGAGCTTGCGTGCGCCTGGCCTGCTGGCTCGTGGCTGCCGTCCGTGGCCCAGACCACCATCCCCCTCGCCCGTATGGGAAACAGGCCCTTTGATCTGCGCTGGCTCGTCTGCGACGGCGACCAACCGCAGATCATCGCCAGGGTCGCGCGCGTTGCCAAGCCTCAGGCGGTCACCACCAACATTCACACGGGCAGCGAGCCGCGCGCCGCTGAAAGCGCCCTTGCCGATGCGTTCGGGACGCAAACGGCGGGCGATCTCGTCGGTCAGTTGGACGAGATCGCCAAGGCGGTCGCAGAGCTCGCCCGGGAGCGGTTTGGGCCGTATGCCGAACTGGGCCTGGACCTCGCGGTGAGCGAGGACGGCCGCGCGTACTTCATCGAGCTCAACCCCACGCCCGGCCGAAAAATGTTGCGCCGGTTGGATCCGAAGGTGCATCGTCTGTCACTCCAAGCCTTGCTGGAATATGCTATCCAAGTTCAACAGCGGCGCGGGGGATGA
- a CDS encoding YheC/YheD family endospore coat-associated protein, with the protein MVQRPLIGILDHPRWDERRETLRDNDQTGGIRRMVEIAQSLGAEAFVFGLGDVDLKARRIRGFSRLDGRWVERVYPFPDVIYDQLVSRKIERNEAYRSIRHALSSAYGDRFFNDGFFDKWQIYEWLRRSPVRPHVPETIRHRSLAQGAVFVARHPVTFLKPLHGSLGLGIVRFALDKDGSVSYEWKRSREGVVRGTAASPAEAVQLFRTQLRRRPYIWQQGIDLVALDGRPVDVRILLQRDGTGAWKRTKMFARVAKSGDFTSNLATGGGAMPVDRAILGAFPDEAKKRVRASIRRLAEAVAEAVEAGAGRTFGELGIDLGVDRRGFVWVIEVNSKPRKAPASASGRDDLVELSFRRPMEYALFLARRPS; encoded by the coding sequence ATGGTGCAGCGGCCGCTCATCGGCATTCTCGATCACCCGCGATGGGACGAACGCCGGGAGACCCTCCGAGACAACGATCAAACGGGGGGGATTCGGCGCATGGTCGAGATCGCGCAGTCGCTGGGTGCGGAGGCGTTCGTGTTTGGTTTAGGGGATGTCGATCTGAAGGCCAGGCGCATCCGCGGGTTCTCTCGACTGGACGGCCGATGGGTCGAGCGGGTCTATCCGTTTCCCGACGTGATTTACGACCAACTCGTCTCTCGCAAGATCGAGCGAAACGAGGCCTATCGATCGATCCGGCACGCGCTTTCATCGGCGTACGGTGATCGGTTCTTCAACGACGGCTTCTTTGACAAGTGGCAGATTTACGAGTGGCTGCGGCGCTCCCCGGTGCGCCCGCACGTCCCGGAGACCATCCGCCACCGGTCTCTCGCCCAAGGAGCGGTTTTCGTCGCTCGCCACCCCGTCACCTTTCTGAAGCCCCTTCACGGGAGCCTCGGTCTCGGCATCGTCCGCTTTGCGCTCGACAAGGATGGCTCTGTCTCGTACGAGTGGAAGCGATCGCGCGAGGGCGTCGTGCGCGGCACCGCCGCTTCCCCCGCCGAGGCCGTGCAGCTGTTTCGCACGCAATTGCGAAGGCGGCCGTATATTTGGCAGCAGGGTATCGATCTCGTCGCGCTGGACGGACGGCCCGTCGATGTCCGCATCCTGCTTCAGCGCGACGGAACCGGCGCTTGGAAGCGCACCAAGATGTTTGCCCGGGTCGCGAAGTCCGGGGATTTCACCTCCAACCTCGCGACGGGCGGCGGTGCCATGCCGGTGGACCGCGCGATTCTCGGCGCCTTTCCTGACGAAGCGAAGAAGCGCGTGCGCGCGTCGATCCGCCGGCTCGCCGAGGCCGTGGCGGAAGCGGTTGAAGCGGGCGCCGGGCGCACCTTCGGCGAACTCGGCATCGATCTCGGCGTCGATCGGCGCGGTTTCGTGTGGGTCATTGAGGTCAATTCCAAGCCGCGCAAAGCACCTGCGTCGGCGAGCGGCCGCGACGACCTGGTCGAACTCTCGTTCAGGCGGCCGATGGAATACGCGCTGTTCCTCGCGCGGCGGCCGTCGTGA